The Brachionichthys hirsutus isolate HB-005 chromosome 8, CSIRO-AGI_Bhir_v1, whole genome shotgun sequence genome contains a region encoding:
- the si:dkey-183j2.10 gene encoding glutamate receptor U1 has product MQVRRITMLFGFFALSAGLFLNMGASATGQSELRITTIKQEPYTTSKGQQLEGFCMDLLSELAKKLGFKYKVHLVKDGSYGRQDESGNWNGMIGEVVRSEADLAIAPLTLTASREKVVAMSKPFMQTGISILLRKAFSEEAGWFEFLNPFTAKTWICIAFAYLGTAACMFAVARLSPCEWSHPQREQSSFSFLHSLWYTAGGLTLQGAGPHPKALSGRVIGCSWWLFAIVLLAHYFSNLSSSKTSDSSHLTVKGFDDLVNQDMIQYGCLAGSSTLAFLKNSNNPVYRRIYEHMERTKSFVSSMDEGVRRAKEGNFAFIGESVSLDLAVARHCELRRSHEVVGMRGYSIAGSLGSPIMKNLSIAILQLGEAGELAYLRSKWWASGCVRDESSSGSVQPHSLKGMFLVLALGVGLGALLSVLELAAKSRRTAAEQEKSCWTVLKEELGLRLSTNGRNTSEKNVEKA; this is encoded by the exons ATGCAAGTGAGGAGAATCACAATGCTCTTTGGGTTCTTTGCATTGTCTGCTGGACTTTTCCTGAACATGGGAGCATCCGCTACAG GGCAATCAGAGCTGAGAATCACAACGATAAAG CAAGAGCCTTACACAACGTCCAAAGGCCAACAGCTGGAGGGCTTTTGCATGGACCTGCTATCTGAGTTAGCAAAGAAACTGGGATTCAAATACAAAGTGCATCTGGTGAAAGATGGTTCATATGGCCGACAGGATGAGAGCGGGAACTGGAACGGGATGATTGGAGAGGTCGTGAGAAGT GAGGCGGACCTCGCCATTGCTCCCCTCACGCTCACGGCATCTCGGGAGAAAGTGGTGGCAATGAGCAAACCCTTCATGCAGACAGGCATCAGCATCTTGCTGAGGAAGGCCTTCTCAGAGGAAGCTGGGTGGTTTGAGTTCCTAAACCCATTCACAGCTAAAACGTGGATCTGCATAGCCTTTGCCTACTTGGGCACGGCCGCTTGCATGTTTGCAGTTGCCAG ACTGAGCCCATGTGAGTGGAGTCACCCCCAGCGTGAACAGAGCAGCTTCAGCTTCCTCCACAGTCTGTGGTACACAGCTGGAGGCCTGACTCTGCAAG gTGCTGGGCCGCACCCCAAAGCTCTTTCAGGACGCGTCATTGGCTGTAGTTGGTGGTTATTTGCCATCGTCCTCCTGGCTCATTATTTCTCGAACCTCAGCTCCTCCAAGACCTCCGACTCCTCCCACCTGACCGTGAAAGGGTTTGATGACTTGGTAAATCAGGATATGATTCAGTATGGCTGTTTGGCTGGTTCGTCCACCCTCGCCTTCTTAAAG AACTCAAATAATCCAGTGTACCGCAGAATCTATGAGCACATGGAGAGAACAAAGAGCTTTGTGTCGTCTATGGACGAAGGCGTTCGCCGTGCCAAAGAGGGGAACTTCGCTTTTATTGGAGAGTCAGTTTCTTTGGACTTGGCAGTAGCACGTCATTGTGAACTGCGCCGATCGCATGAGGTTGTGGGTATGAGGGGTTACAGCATCGCCGGCAGCCTTG GCTCACCTATCATGAAGAACCTCAGTATAGCCATCCTGCAACTGGGCGAGGCAGGAGAGCTGGCCTACCTGCGAAGCAAGTGGTGGGCCAGCGGCTGCGTCAGAGACGAGTCCAGCTCTGGATCTGTGCAGCCACACAGCCTCAAGGGGATGTTTCTAGTTCTAGCTCTTGGTGTGGGACTGGGAGCACTGCTGTCTGTCCTGGAGCTCGCCGCTAAGAGCCGGCGGACTGCAGCTGAGCAGGAG AAATCCTGCTGGACTGTGCTCAAAGAAGAACTGGGGCTGCGACTGAGCACCAACGGAAGAAACACATCTGAGAAAAACGTAGAAAAAGCATAA
- the brpf3a gene encoding bromodomain and PHD finger-containing protein 3: MQRVRRWECDTAVSRSNMGRGRGRGRGRSRGSAGQLRPPSPYRLQLSPSRETLTYAQAQKIVEVDLDGRLHRINITDTLPVITEDEMMAQDIVECNSNKENSEQMQSKTRLWRKPFNCKSRRSGKNASHQNQRSGSEQHTGSTNSLQHPSHQSPLPEPTFRLLSPVCPAEVPPLPAAYYCYVERSLEEQDSVAEYDMDEEDLAWLEMVNHKRVSDGYASVSPDTFEILIDRLERESILESRSQALSHSAVDEDAFCCVCLDDECLNSNVILFCDICNLAVHQECYGVPYVPEGQWLCRCCLQSPSRPVDCVLCPNRGGAFKQTSDGRWAHVVCAIWIPEVCFANTVFLEPVEGVKNIPTARWKLTCYLCKQKGRGASIQCHKANCYRAFHVTCAQKAGLFMKIEPVRETGVNGTTFSVKKTAFCEHHSPLGSRRDGSGDESVEGRLVGGRGNRGQRSYTQSPPPPPSNKKAAKGQKKKNTKGSGGSARRSAVPVLLVPQIPSHRLNKICTGVEVQRKTQFMQRLHNYWLLKRQSRNGMPLIRRLHSHLQTHKTAAQKEPDEKLCAARGELRYWQKLRQDLERARLLVELIRKRERLKREQVKVQQAALELKLTPALVLLRSTLDQLQEKDTAKIFSRPVDLSEVPDYLEFVSQPMDFSTMRTKLEGHAYCSIADLERDFDLVISNCLKYNSKDTMFHKTALQLREVGGAVLRHACRQSQSIGLDPSTGMHLPDSLNKQGFYQCTWDDVDSLLDPDDRLHLTTDEQLKALLDKLDMVTSMRTSGGRTKRIRLLRREINTLKQKMTHQQQNARPVNGGDKQGKGKDREEEEDVKKNKRNEKTDVDHGPLTAVSNSGTDDSPPVLELSCPVSSPLPGDAPLEPPVLGIVAGGRRSPGRSYKRQRTSRSGSKSQGEDEAEVGETPSSQPEAVHEVTPLGTPPTRPLVGVGRRTSVLFKKAKNGARMAKSRSPPHQNGKAPADKRNGLENAPVRPNPPRVTHINSLPPIPRASPTPRPPSSHHLRSRGHSAESAADKLPPPHREKLMNGKHTPAEHDDEDDDQTLAVSPPKRSRGKPALVKVPSSDNGDISGKSTLLSVDSETKLGPLDLVWAKCRGYPSYPAMIVDPDMPQEGLLHNGIPIPVPPVEVLKLGEVRETEEGEKLFLVLFFDTKRTWQWLPRNKLQPLGRDDTVDKLRLMEGKKPSVRKSVHTAYDRAMLHLDHVRGNLNFTPSNFI, from the exons ATGCAGAGGGTAAGGAGGTGGGAATGTGACACAGCTGTTAGCAGATCCAACATGGGTAGGGGTcgaggcagagggagaggaaggagcagggGCTCGGCGGGCCAGCtgcgccccccctcgccctacAGACTGCAGCTTTCTCCATCCAGGGAGACTTTGACGTACGCACAGGCGCAGAAAATAGTGGAAGTGGATTTAGATGGACGGCTCCATCGGATTAACATCACCGATACTCTGCCAGTAATCACGGAAGACGAGATGATGGCTCAGGATATTGTTGAGTGCAACAGCAACAAGGAGAACAGTGAACAAATGCAGAGTAAAACTAGACTGTGGAGGAAACCTTTCAACTGTAAGAGCAGGAGAAGCGGTAAAAACGCATCTCACCAGAACCAGCGGTCTGGCTCGGAGCAACACACGGGATCTACCAATTCCTTGCAGCACCCGTCCCACCAGAGCCCTCTTCCCGAGCCCACCTTTCGCCTGCTGAGTCCGGTCTGTCCCGCAGAGGTgcctcctctccctgcagccTACTACTGCTATGTTGAGAGGTCGCTGGAGGAGCAAGACAGCGTGGCTGAGTACGACATGGACGAGGAGGACCTCGCGTGGCTGGAGATGGTGAACCACAAGAGGGTGTCTGACGGCTATGCCTCCGTGTCCCCGGACACATTTGAGATTCTGATCGACCGCCTGGAGCGGGAGTCCATCCTGGAGTCCCGCAGCCAGGCGCTGTCCCACAGCGCCGTGGACGAGGACGCGTTCTGCTGCGTTTGCCTCGACGACGAATGCCTGAACAGCAACGTCATTCTCTTCTGCGACATCTGCAACCTCGCCGTCCACCAGGAGTGTTACGGTGTCCCCTACGTGCCCGAGGGTCAGTGGCTGTGCCGCTGCTGCCTGCAGTCCCCCTCCCGTCCCGTAGACTGCGTGCTCTGTCCCAACCGAGGAGGTGCCTTCAAACAGACGAGCGACGGCCGGTGGGCCCATGTTGTTTGTGCCATATGGATCCCGGAGGTGTGCTTCGCCAACACGGTGTTCCTGGAGCCTGTCGAAGGGGTCAAGAACATCCCCACTGCTCGCTGGAAGCTCACCTGCTACCTTTGTAAGCAGAAGGGCAGAGGAGCGTCCATTCAGTGCCACAAAGCCAACTGTTACCGGGCCTTTCATGTCACCTGCGCCCAGAAGGCTGGCCTGTTCATGAAGATCGAGCCAGTGCGGGAGACCGGTGTGAACGGCACCACCTTCTCTGTGAAGAAGACCGCTTTTTGCGAGCATCATTCTCCGCTGGGCAGTCGACGGGATGGATCCGGGGACGAGTCGGTCGAGGGGAGGCTGGTGGGCGGTAGAGGTAACCGGGGGCAACGGTCCTACACTcagagccctcctcctcctccttcgaaCAAGAAGGCAGCGAAggggcagaagaagaagaatacgAAGGGCTCCGGTGGGTCGGCGCGTCGTTCCGCTGTGCCTGTGCTGCTTGTGCCTCAGATTCCTTCTCACAG GCTAAACAAGATCTGTACAGGAGTCGAAGTCCAGAGGAAGACTCAGTTCATGCAGAGGCTGCATAACTACTGGCTATTGAAACGGCAGTCAAGAAACGGGATGCCGTTGATACGGCGACTTCATTCGCACCTGCAGACCCACAAGACGGCGGCGCAA AAGGAGCCAGATGAGAAGCTGTGTGCTGCGAGAGGGGAGCTACGATACTGGCAAAAGTTGAGGCAGGATCTGGAAAGGGCGCGACTGTTGGTGGAACTCATCCGCAAGAGGGAGAGGCTAAAGAGAGAGCAG GTGAAAGTTCAGCAGGCCGCTCTTGAACTGAAATTGACCCCTGCGCTGGTGCTTTTGCGATCCACCTTGGACCAACTGCAAGAGAAGGATACAGCGAAAATCTTCTCCCGGCCGGTGGATCTGTCGGAG GTCCCAGATTACCTGGAGTTCGTTTCCCAGCCCATGGACTTCTCTACGATGCGTACCAAGCTCGAGGGACACGCCTACTGCTCCATCGCAGACCTGGAGAGGGACTTTGACCTTGTCATCTCCAACTGCCTCAAGTACAATTCCAAGGACACCATGTTTCACAAGACGGCCTTACAGCTGCGGGAGGTGGGGGGCGCTGTTCTCCGGCATGCCTGCAGGCAATCTCAGAGCATTGGCCTCGATCCCAGCACCGGCATGCATCTCCCAGATTCTCTGAACAAGCAGGGATTCTACCAGTGCACATGGGACGATG TTGACTCTCTCTTGGACCCGGACGACAGACTGCACTTAACCACCGATGAGCAGCTGAAGGCCTTACTGGACAAACTGGACATGGTCACATCCATGCGCACCAGCGGCGGCCGAACGAAACGCATCAGGCTGCTGCGGCGAGAAATCAACACTCTCAAGCAGAAGATGACCCACCAGCAGCAAAACGCTCGTCCTGTCAATGGTGGCGACAAGCAGGGCAAAGGAAAAGatagggaagaggaggaagacgttaAGAAGAACAAGAGAAACGAGAAAACGGATGTTGATCATGGACCTTTGACGGCCGTGTCCAACTCTGGGACAG ATGACTCTCCGCCAGTGCTAGAACTTAGCTGCCCGGTGTCATCACCACTTCCAGGAGACGCTCCTCTCGAACCCCCGGTCCTGGGCATCGTAGCCGGCGGACGGAGGTCGCCTGGGCGCTCCTACAAGCGTCAGAGAACATCCCGCAGTGGAAGCAAAAGCCAAGGTGAAGACGAGGCTGAAGTCGGTGAGACGCCGTCCTCGCAGCCGGAAGCTGTTCACGAAGTCACCCCACTGGGAACACCCCCGACCCGGCCTTTGGTTGGAGTCGGTCGGCGTACGTCTGTTTTATTTAAGAAGGCAAAAAATGGGGCGCGAATGGCAAAAAGCAGATCCCCTCCACATCAAAATGGGAAAGCACCTGCGGATAAAAGGAACGGGTTGGAGAATGCCCCCGTCAGACCAAATCCACCCAGAGTGACCCACATCAACAGCTTACCTCCGATTCCCAGGGCTTCCCCGACACCTCGGCCTCCTTCCTCTCACCACTTGAGGTCTCGAGGCCACAGTGCAGAAAGCGCAGCTGACAAACTCCCTCCACCACATAGAGAAA AGCTGATGAATGGGAAGCACACGCCTGCAGAGCAcgacgatgaggatgatgacCAAACACTGGC TGTCTCCCCGCCTAAAAGGAGTCGTGGTAAACCTGCATTGGTTAAAGTTCCCAGCAGTGACAACGGCGACATCTCTG GAAAGTCAACACTTCTCTCTGTGGATAGTGAGACCAAGCTCGGACCTCTGGACCTGGTTTGGGCCAAATGCAGAGGATATCCCTCGTACCCAGCAATG ATCGTGGACCCAGACATGCCACAAGAAGGACTTCTTCATAACGGCATCCCCATTCCAGTGCCTCCCGTGGAGGTGCTCAAACTGGGCGAGGTGAGGGAAACTGAAGAAGGCGAAAAGCTATTCTTAGTTCTCTTCTTTGACACCAAAAGAACTTG GCAGTGGCTCCCACGGAACAAACTTCAGCCCCTCGGGAGGGACGACACTGTGGACAAGCTGCGGCTAATGGAAGGCAAGAAACCCAGCGTCCGCAAGTCCGTTCACACTGCGTATGACCGAGCAATGCTGCATTTAGACCACGTGAGAGGAAACCTGAACTTCACTCCTTCCAATTTCATATGA
- the mon1bb gene encoding vacuolar fusion protein MON1 homolog B, with the protein MERVNHREGDAVGVNARDPPSDPPTDTLATSLSLLGNHMFPYPERRNEGSAAVKEESEESLPSVVAAEERHLEAKPQSGQETGLEPNDAGDSECASTQPADGAGNDRGGTAEFVVAMLAKAELEEQGIGLKGRSPPQEAPAFISHRDEDVTADSWRQHRKHVFVLSEAGKPIYSRYGSEEALSSTMGVMMALVSFVQSGDNIIRSVYSEEHTVVFLQKGPLVLVCVSSSRQCERQLRGELLYVYHQIISMLTQASVSRIFEHKKNYDLRRLLAGSEKILDGLLNLVDSDPSFLLEAVHCLPLASSLRDSLSQILQKAITPNLVFSILIAKNQLLTIVQEKTVIEDTRLEPADVHLLLNLIGASSAFQAGEIWTPICLPLFNPDCYFYAYISYLDPPECTVCLLLLSTDKEAFYAVAECKRKIEEAMVAHDSLSLIATVQSYSVSQVGVSDLRHFMYKPFDVPDNYRQLTQFTSPEMEAPYSSAEEKMRLLDLYRCMHSRMHSTSRPLKLIYHVAERETLLAWVTSKFELYTCFSPLVTKTCAITAITKLLRWIKKEEERLFIRHPPKYSTTPNPNKSSRGGKSDQHDSTDNGFTPLL; encoded by the exons ATGGAGAGAGTCAATCACCGAGAAGGAGATGCCGTGGGAGTGAATGCTCGCGATCCACCCTCCGACCCACCCA CCGACACCCTGGCgacctctctctcgctcctggGGAATCACATGTTTCCTTATCCCGAGAGGAGAAACGAAGGAAGCGCTGCCGTCAAAGAGGAGTCCGAAGAGTCGCTCCCTTCAGTTGTCGCTGCGGAAGAGCGTCACCTGGAGGCCAAGCCGCAGTCCGGCCAGGAAAccgggctggagcccaacgacgCAGGAGACTCTGAGTGCGCGTCCACACAGCCGGCAGACGGCGCCGGCAACGACCGGGGCGGAACCGCAGAGTTCGTCGTTGCGATGCTGGCCAAGGCCGAGCTGGAAGAGCAAGGCATCGGTCTAAAGGGACGGTCACCCCCCCAGGAAGCGCCTGCGTTTATATCTCACCGTGATGAGGACGTGACGGCGGACAGCTGGCGGCAACACAGGAAGCACGTCTTTGTGTTGAGCGAGGCGGGCAAGCCCATCTACTCCCGATACGGCAGCGAAGAGGCCCTTTCATCTACGATGGGGGTCATGATGGCGCTGGTGTCCTTTGTTCAGAGTGGAGATAACATCATCCGGTCAGTCTATTCAG AGGAGCACACCGTGGTGTTCCTGCAGAAAGGGCCGCTGGTGCTCGTGTGCGTCTCCAGCAGCCGTCAGTGCGAGCGGCAGCTGCGTGGAGAACTCCTCTACGTGTACCATCAGATCATCAGCATGCTCACCCAGGCCAGCGTGTCCCGGATCTTTGAGCACAAGAAGAACTATGACCTGAGGAGGCTGCTCGCGGGCTCGGAGAAGATTCTGGACGGGCTGCTGAACCTGGTGGACTCTGACCCCAGCTTCCTGCTGGAAGCCGTGCATTGCTTgcctctcgcctcctctctcaGGGACTCTCTCAGCCAGATCTTGCAGAAAGCAATCACTCCCAATCTCGTTTTCTCCATCCTCATTGCCAAGAACCAGCTGCTCACCATCGTCCAAGAGAAGACGGTGATTGAGGACACCAGGCTGGAGCCTGCTGATGTCCACCTCCTACTCAACCTCATCGGAGCCTCTTCGGCATTTCAAGCCGGGGAGATCTGGACTCCCATCTGCCTCCCGCTCTTTAATCCTGACTGTTACTTTTACGCGTACATATCTTACCTGGACCCGCCCGAATGCACGGTTTGCCTGTTGCTGCTTTCAACGGACAAAGAGGCTTTCTACGCCGTGGCGGAGTGCAAGCGGAAGATAGAGGAGGCCATGGTGGCTCACGACTCCCTGAGCCTCATTGCCACAGTGCAGTCGTACAGCGTGAGCCAGGTGGGCGTCTCGGACCTCAGACACTTCATGTACAAGCCTTTCGATGTTCCCGACAACTACCGCCAGCTCACTCAGTTCAccag CCCAGAGATGGAGGCACCTTACAGCAGCGCGGAGGAGAAGATGAGACTGCTCGACCTTTACCGCTGCATGCACAGCCGTATGCACAGCACCTCCCGGCCCCTCAAGCTCATCTACCACGTCGCTGAGAGGGAGACTCTGCTGGCGTGG GTTACCAGTAAATTTGAACTGTACACGTGCTTCAGCCCGCTGGTGACGAAGACCTGCGCCATCACTGCGATCACTAAGCTGCTGAGGTGGAttaagaaggaggaggagcgcctCTTTATCCGACACCCCCCGAAGTATTCTACCACTCCGAACCCCAACAAGAGCTCTAGAGGTGGCAAATCGGACCAGCACGACTCTACGGATAACGGCTTCACGCCCCTGCTATAG
- the tcta gene encoding T-cell leukemia translocation-altered gene protein homolog isoform X1: MGDPWDFEVLSRISDSCLSFLSEFVEDWLTNDMRVSIFKILVSWLIFSLIAIHFAWKVYGNTVNDMYYRQGTGQNGGTPEAAPHRSEWGNRARDSPKTRRD; this comes from the exons ATGGGGGATCCGTGGGACTTTGAAGTTCTGTCCCGTATTTCTGACAGCTGCCTGTCGTTCCTGTCAGAATTTGTTGAAGACTGGCTAACGAACGACATGAGAGTCTCCATCTTCAAAATCTTAGTCAGCTGGTTGATCTTTAGTCTTATCGCAATTCACTTCGCGTGGAAGGTTTACGGTAATACGGTGAACGACATGTATTACCGACAGG GGACGGGGCAAAACGGAGGAACCCCGGAAGCAGCGCCTCACCGGAGCGAATG GGGAAACAGAGCAAGAGATTCACCGAAGACGCGTCGGGATTAG
- the tcta gene encoding T-cell leukemia translocation-altered gene protein homolog isoform X2, with amino-acid sequence MGDPWDFEVLSRISDSCLSFLSEFVEDWLTNDMRVSIFKILVSWLIFSLIAIHFAWKVYGNTVNDMYYRQGTGQNGGTPEAAPHRSEWSVPGPP; translated from the exons ATGGGGGATCCGTGGGACTTTGAAGTTCTGTCCCGTATTTCTGACAGCTGCCTGTCGTTCCTGTCAGAATTTGTTGAAGACTGGCTAACGAACGACATGAGAGTCTCCATCTTCAAAATCTTAGTCAGCTGGTTGATCTTTAGTCTTATCGCAATTCACTTCGCGTGGAAGGTTTACGGTAATACGGTGAACGACATGTATTACCGACAGG GGACGGGGCAAAACGGAGGAACCCCGGAAGCAGCGCCTCACCGGAGCGAATGGTCGGTACCCGGACCTCCGTGA
- the glyctk gene encoding glycerate kinase produces MARVLSLFRPWPVLTPACWRKPLLCKMSMDSRARGVFAAAVEAVQPDAVVRQSIERKGDSVTISGRNFTLKHNLHLVGFGKAVLGMAAEAERIVGDHLVKGIISVPHGIQKTLQQHGKLHLLLKETSRIKVVEGAKHNLPDADALRAAEEIQQLATQLTEKDLLLVLISGGGSALLPAPIPPILLQEKLEVTRKLAAAGATIQELNTVRRPLSSLKGGGLARCAHPAQVIGLVLSDVIGDPLDLIASGPTVLSEKMPEEVLSVLRHYKLLNTLPASVKDVLGRHSPRDQKDAPQDILNVLIGSNSLALKCAGRRARELGFRPVVLAPGVCGDVRSVSRLYGLLARFACSREEPSPELAAEVLMLGPEVGVETWDLCRTMKVLDEGRTEGWGATCVLAGGEPTVELLGMGRGGRNQELALRVALELRGLGPHGPVFLSGGTDGQDGPTDAAGAITDAGLFEEAQAQGLDIENFLSNNDSYTFFTHLSAGRRLLVPGLTCTNVMDVHALLIPPIPTNKP; encoded by the exons ATGGCCCGTGTTCTTTCCTTGTTCCGGCCTTGGCCCGTTCTGACCCCCGCCTGCTGGAGAAAACCTTTGCTGTGCAAAATGTCAATGGACTCAAGGGCTCGCGGCGTGTTTGCAGCTGCAGTGGAGGCCGTACAACCGGACGCTGTCGTCCGGCAGAGTATCGAGCGCAAGGGCGACTCGGTAACTATCAGTGGCCGCAATTTCACACTCAAACATAACCTGCACTTGGTGGGTTTTGGAAAAGCTGTGCTGGGCATGGCGGCTGAGGCAGAGAGGATTGTAGGGGATCACTTGGTAAAAGGAATAATAAGCGTGCCGCATGGGATTCAGAAGACTTTGCAGCAACACGGGAAACT CCATCTGCTGTTAAAAGAAACCAGCCGCATCAAAGTGGTGGAGGGAGCGAAACACAACTTGCCTGACGCCGATGCCCTGAGAGCAGCTGAGGAGATCCAGCAGTTAGCCACTCAACTGACCGAGAAGgatcttcttcttgttctcatTTCAg GCGGTGGCTCTGCGCTTCTCCCTGCCCCGATCCCACCGATATTGTTACAGGAGAAACTGGAAGTTACCCGCAAGCTTGCCGCTGCGGGTGCCACCATTCAAGAGCTGAACACGGTGCGGCGACCTCTGTCTTCCTTAAAGGGTGGAGGCCTCGCGCGCTGCGCTCACCCGGCACAA GTGATTGGACTTGTGCTGTCGGATGTTATTGGCGACCCGCTGGACCTGATAGCCAGTGGTCCCACGGTGCTGAGTGAGAAGATGCCCGAGGAAGTTTTATCGGTCCTTCGACATTACAAGCTTTTGAACACACTACCAGCCTCGGTAAAGGATGTCCTCGGGCGACACAGTCCCCGGGACCAAAAGGATGCGCCACAAGATATCCTTAATGTTTTGATCGGCTCCAACAGCCTCGCGCTCAAATGTGCAGGTCGTCGGGCTCGAGAGCTGGGCTTTCGCCCCGTGGTGCTGGCACCGGGAGTGTGCGGCGACGTGAGGTCAGTCTCCAGACTTTACGGCCTCCTGGCCCGCTTTGCCTGTTCCCGAGAGGAGCCTTCTCCGGAGCTCGCCGCTGAGGTGTTGATGCTGGGGCCTGAAGTAGGCGTGGAGACCTGGGATCTATGTCGTACCATGAAAGTGTTGGATGAGGGCCGTACAGAAGGATGGGGGGCCACGTGCGTCCTGGCCGGAGGTGAGCCAACCGTGGAGCTGCTGGGCATGGGTCGAGGTGGTCGAAACCAGGAGTTGGCCCTGCGAGTCGCACTGGAGCTGAGAGGCCTGGGGCCTCACGGGCCGGTGTTTCTGAGCGGCGGGACTGACGGCCAGGACGGACCCACGGATGCAGCGGGAGCCATCACTGATGCAGGGTTGTTCGAGGAGGCACAAGCACAAGGGCTGGACATCGAAAACTTCCTGTCCAACAATGATTCTTACACCTTTTTTACACATCTTTCTGCTGGCAGGCGCTTACTCGTGCCTGGTCTAACATGCACTAATGTGATGGACGTGCACGCACTACTTATTCCGCCAATTCCCACAAACAAGCCATAA
- the LOC137898245 gene encoding WD repeat-containing protein 82 — MKLTDNVLRSFRVAKVFRENSDKINCFDFSSNGETIISSSDDDSLVLYDCQEGKPKRTLYSKKYGVDLIRYTHAANTVVYSSNKIDDTIRYLSLHDNKYIRYFPGHNKRVTSLSMSPVDDTFISGSLDKTIRLWDLRSPNCQGLMHLQGKSVCSFDPEGLIFSAGINSEMVKLYDLRSFDKGPFATFKLQYDRTCEWTGLKFSNDGKLILLSTNGGALRVLDAFKGAVLHSFGGYNNGKGVTLEASFTPDSQFVMIGSEDGKIHVWNAESGMKVALLDGKHTGPITCLQFNPKFMTFASACSNMAFWLPTIDD; from the exons ATGAAGCTGACGGACAATGTGCTGCGGAGCTTCAGAGTCGCCAAAGTGTTCCGAGAAAACTCGGACAAAATCAACTGTTTCGATTTCAGTTCGAACGGAGAAACGATCATTTCCAGCAGCGACGATGATTCGCTCGTCTTGTACGACTGCCAAGAGGGAAA ACCCAAGAGGACTCTCTACAGTAAGAAATACGGCGTAGATTTGATCAGATACACACATGCTGCAAATACTGTGGTCTACAGCTCCAACAAGATTGATG ATACTATCCGGTACCTGTCGCTTCATGACAACAAATACATCCGGTACTTTCCCGGCCATAACAAAAG AGTGACGTCGCTATCCATGTCGCCTGTCGACGACACATTCATTTCTGGCTCGTTGGATAAAACTATCCGACTATGGGATTTGCGTTCACCGAACTGCCAG GGTCTGATGCACCTTCAAGGGAAGTCAGTGTGCTCCTTTGATCCAGAGGGCCTCATTTTTTCTGCTGGGATCAATTCAGAAATGGTTAAACTTTATGATCTGCGTTCATTTGACAAG GGTCCCTTTGCAACGTTCAAGCTGCAGTATGACCGAACATGCGAGTGGACCGGCCTGAAGTTCAGTAACGACGGCAAACTTATTTTACTTTCCACCAATGGTGGGGCCCTTCGCGTCTTGGACGCCTTTAAGGGCGCCGTGCTGCATTCCTTTGGG GGCTACAACAATGGTAAAGGTGTAACGCTGGAGGCATCGTTCACGCCAGATTCCCAGTTTGTAATGATCG GCTCTGAGGACGGGAAGATTCACGTGTGGAATGCAGAGAGTGGCATGAAGGTGGCGCTATTAGATGGGAAGCACACGGGGCCGATCACCTGCCTTCAGTTCAACCCCAAGTTCATGACGTTTGCCAGCGCCTGCTCCAACATG GCTTTTTGGCTCCCCACCATCGATGACTGA